From Rhodamnia argentea isolate NSW1041297 chromosome 10, ASM2092103v1, whole genome shotgun sequence, a single genomic window includes:
- the LOC115731108 gene encoding protein VAPYRIN-like produces MDRLVSLEPSSTIAIRIEPGQRCCGELTLRNVMYTMPVAFKLQPEHKSHYTVKPQSGIIAPLSTLTVEVTYHHPPGSALPEFFPRCDDLFLLHSIVVPGAAVKSHSSAFEVPSDWFTTKKKQVFIDSGLRVMFVGSPIVVQLITEGLMDEIREVMERSDPAWKLVDSVDEHGQTLLHLAIAQGRADLVQLLLEFEPRLEAPDRSLGYSPLAAAAAAGETLIAELLLAHRASIERSETSNCGPVHLATGSGHTEVLKLLLLKGADLNALTKDGKTALHIAVKEQRRDCARLLLSGGAKTDVHDGKDGDTPLHVAASHGDENTVKLLLQKGANKDVRNKYGKTAYDVAAEHGHTKLFDALKLGDKLCSAARKGEARHIHRLLESGAVINGRDQHGWTALHRASFKGHTEAVKALLEKGIDIDTKDEDGYTALHCATESGHMEVVELLVKKGADAEARTNKGLSALQIAESLAYKGISRILGHGGACKDGSAQITGSAASLLGGVGGGSLGRDAADHGGLKKKQIYRRRKGLRGSFDLSRQIAVL; encoded by the coding sequence ATGGACAGGCTAGTAAGCTTGGAGCCGTCGAGCACCATCGCCATCCGAATCGAGCCGGGACAAAGGTGCTGTGGCGAGCTCACTCTGCGCAACGTGATGTACACCATGCCGGTCGCGTTCAAGCTCCAGCCGGAGCACAAGAGCCACTACACTGTGAAGCCGCAGTCTGGGATCATAGCTCCGCTCTCGACGCTGACCGTGGAAGTCACTTATCACCACCCTCCCGGTTCGGCCCTTCCTGAGTTCTTCCCTCGCTGCGACGACTTGTTCCTCCTCCACAGCATCGTGGTCCCCGGCGCGGCGGTGAAGAGCCATAGCTCCGCCTTCGAGGTCCCCAGTGATTGGTTCACCACCAAGAAGAAGCAAGTGTTCATCGATAGCGGCTTGAGGGTCATGTTCGTCGGCTCGCCGATCGTGGTTCAACTCATTACGGAAGGTTTGATGGACGAGATCAGGGAGGTGATGGAGCGGAGCGACCCGGCTTGGAAGCTTGTGGACTCTGTCGACGAGCATGGTCAGACGTTGCTTCACCTGGCCATCGCGCAGGGGCGAGCCGATCTCGTCCAATTGCTTCTTGAATTCGAGCCCAGGCTGGAGGCTCCAGACCGATCATTGGGATACAGCCCACTTGCGGCGGCGGCCGCCGCTGGAGAAACCCTAATTGCGGAGCTCCTGCTGGCTCACCGAGCGAGCATTGAACGCTCGGAGACATCGAACTGCGGCCCCGTTCACCTCGCCACGGGCAGTGGACATACGGAGGTGTTGAAGCTCCTCTTGCTAAAAGGGGCCGACCTGAATGCTCTTACCAAGGATGGCAAAACGGCCTTACACATCGCCGTGAAGGAGCAGAGAAGAGACTGCGCGAGGCTTCTATTGAGCGGCGGAGCCAAAACCGACGTGCACGATGGCAAAGACGGCGACACGCCGTTGCACGTTGCAGCGAGCCATGGGGACGAGAACACGGTGAAGCTCCTGCTGCAGAAAGGAGCCAACAAAGACGTCCGCAACAAGTACGGCAAGACCGCCTATGACGTGGCGGCAGAGCACGGCCACACGAAGCTCTTTGACGCCCTTAAGTTAGGGGACAAATTGTGCTCGGCGGCGAGGAAAGGAGAAGCGCGGCACATCCACCGACTCCTCGAGAGCGGGGCCGTGATCAACGGCCGCGACCAGCACGGGTGGACCGCACTGCACCGCGCTTCGTTCAAGGGCCACACAGAGGCAGTCAAGGCTCTACTCGAGAAGGGAATCGACATTGACACGAAGGACGAAGATGGATACACGGCCTTGCACTGCGCGACCGAATCGGGGCACATGGAGGTGGTGGAGTTGCTAGTGAAGAAAGGAGCCGACGCGGAGGCAAGGACCAATAAGGGACTCAGTGCGCTACAAATCGCCGAGTCGCTGGCTTACAAGGGGATCTCGAGGATACTCGGGCACGGTGGCGCGTGCAAGGACGGGAGCGCCCAAATCACAGGCAGCGCTGCTTCACTCTTGGGAGGCGTCGGGGGAGGATCATTGGGTCGAGATGCTGCCGATCACGGAGGGTTAAAGAAGAAGCAGATCTACCGGAGAAGAAAGGGACTTCGCGGTAGCTTCGATTTGTCCAGGCAAATTGCCGTGCTCTAA